A region of the Dromaius novaehollandiae isolate bDroNov1 chromosome W, bDroNov1.hap1, whole genome shotgun sequence genome:
tctgttttgttttttcccagagTACTTATAGCTCacagtttcttgtttttttgacTCCTGGTCTGAAACCACTATTTGATGTACAATGTAACCTGGCACTCCTGCAAGGAAAAAAGAGTGCCAAATGGACATGAAGATTGAATTTATCTCATAGGATCTTCCACACAGGAACAGGGCCCAGTTCATCAAAAGTATATGAGCACGTTCCTACATGGCAAAGAGCCTCCAGAGGAGATTTTGACGAGCAATCATAAACCAAAGTTGTTTAGATTCACTTTGAACTGCATATTTACAGGAGCAAGGAAGTTCAGATCGTCTGCTGCAAAGTGCATTTGGCTGGGCTGGAGAAAACATCATTATGCTCTCTGTTACCGGTCTGAAACATTATTGACTTCAGCATAAAAGCAGCTATAAATTTCAGTAGGAGCTTTCTTTGCGAATCAGAACTACACCGTTGCACCATTTGGTGCAGCTCCTTCAGAACTCTtcagtgtttttgtttaaaacaaaaataaacaaggaaGCATGGGTTCAGGCCTCTAAAAGCTACAGAGATGTTCACTcttcagagaaaaatcaaatgcagctccaggctgcagctggATGAGGAAACAGAAGGGACAACTATTTGCTACTCGCTCACTTCAGATAGTCTGTGCTTAGCTGTGATTAGACACATAGGAAAGCCTcatgttttcttttgctgtgagaaaaaggtaaagaaaaccaTGGCATGTGGTGAAGTAGAAAGGCTACTgctgtgctccccttcccttgcattcttcttcttctttttattttttcttcataagaAGGGTGTTCCTTTCCtcaaagagagagggagagggagaaagactgTAAACTGTCCAAAAGGACCGTGAGAAAACAGGAAGCTTTGAAAAGTACAAGAGAAAGCAAGATGAAATCTATTTGCAGGCGGTTCCCCAGGGACATGTGAGCCATTGTTAAGCAGCCTGTTCATACAGCTATATCCTTCCTTCTGCTGAGGAGGAGCCTGGTGCCAAAAGGCTGCTATCTGGTCATTGCCTTAACCCTCTGAATACCAGCCAGAGAGGCTTGCTCGAGTCTTTGAAGGACCCCGCCAGACAGGCAAAGGATCTTCCAAACGCCAGCGCACGATTCCTGATTCTCCCTTTGCTGACAGCTGGGATCCTTGCTTGGTTCAGGGGTTCATTAATATATTGATTCAAACTCATCAGGCGCAGGAGAAGCTGGTTCACTGGGCTTCtttgtttctgttctctttggGACATTGGGtggggacagagaagaaaaaaataagaaaaacaggtGTTCCTGTAGAGCTTTGCTGGCTGGAAAACATACTGTTGGCACCTCAGTGTGTGGCTCACACTATTGGCATCTCCAAGTTTTAATAGTCTGTCATCATCAAATCCTGTCCTGAATACGAACTGCCAACTAATTGGCACATATCTCAAAAGCAGCATTGGTCCAGCTCAGCATCCAGAACGGCTGAACAAATGATTgagtttcttttctgaaatttcaGAGGTCGGAGGAGGACTTTGTCCAAATGGGAACAAAAACACGAGTTTGCAGGTATGCTCAAAGAATCAAAGTCCCCAGCAGACCTGACATGGGAATACCCACGTATTTCAATACTAGAAATTATTTACCTGTATAGAATAACATAAGCATTAGtatacaaaataacattttactaGGACATAAATTAAAGTGAAACAAAATGCTAAGGTTGAaagcctttgcttttattttttcaacGTGAAAAGCTTCAATGTTatcaaagcaaaatgaagcaaaaaagatTCGTTTTgatattttcctaaaaaaaaattatcaatgaAAGCCATACTTTCCTATGACATTTTGAAGTTCtacattttccaagagaaaataattccattttaaaattttcatccAGCTCTACTTCTCGATGAAAGATTccttttgagaaaatatttaattctatGAAGATGTTGGATGAAAGAGTTCTAGAAATTGCTTTCAGATCAATCTTCAATTACTTATGCATAAACTGGATAATATGCTGCACTCCATATTTATAGTCCTCTTAGAGCAGATCAAAGTGGGAAAAAAACTACAACCTTTGGCTTCACAAGGTATGACTGCACTAATGAACCACATAGGCAGCAAAAAGAGCAGATGTAGTGCCCAGTACTGGGTAAGAAAATGAACATTAATAATTCATAAGGAAGAGACTGGAGATGAGCAGAgacaggaaagccaaagcctccaAAGTTtatggggaggggagagaagaggggatGGAAGGAGAATGTCAGCCTCCGctgtgcaggagggagggagcaatCCTGCATTCCCAGGGGATCCTAAAAAGGCAGGATGTATTTCTCAGAAAGCCATTTTGTTACGATACTGATGTCCTGCCCTGAATTTCAGTCTGCTAATTATATTCAGCCTGTTCAAATCCCGTCCACAGTTCTATTTTGCTGTGGCTTTCTCTGAGTCCTTCCCTGAACAGTTGCATGGCAGCACTGCGTGAAGtcgcagctgctgctgttccacTGTTGTGCTCTGTGGGGTGCAAAAATGGATCTATCCGTTTAGTCAGTGTTTCAAGCTATTAAGCACTTAGACTTCTGTTTGGATGGATGTACTAAGCAAATGTCAGGTATGTTTATTGTCCTCAAATGACAGTGGCATTTAAATTCTCACTaagcagagaaaatatttcaagatgaAAGTTACTGATATTGAAGGGGAAGGGAGTAAATCACAGATATTACCTCCCTTCTTTTGGGCTAACTAAGCAAAACCTAGATGAAGAAAAGAAGCCAGGCTActattttatgttaatttaaatacaattttagaaTGTGTTTTAGAATGTGTCTTGCTTTTCTAGTCCTACCATATCACAGATGATAACATCACAGAAATATCCAGGGAATTTATGACTCTGCCACCAAAGGAGATACACTTACCTTGCATTTAAAGGGTTTGACATCAGAGTGAACAATCATGTGGGCCTTGAGAGTCTGCTTTTGCACAAAGCTCTTGAAGCACAAATGACATTGATAGGCTCTGATATTGGTGTGGATCAGGACGTGTCGCTTCATGTTGGCCAGCAGAGTAAATTCCCGGCCACAAATTCCGCATTTGTGCTCTTTCACACCctgtaaggaaagaaagaatgagaaaactCAATAGAGAGAATTATTTTCTAATCCATTTCGTCTTGAGTATAGCAATATATATTCTGCACTACAAAAGCAGGTAATAACTTATTTTGCTTACAACATCATTTGCTCAAACAATAGATATTGATGTATCTTGGCAATTTCTCTTAAGAatctgagaagcagaaaaggaaaacaaaatgtaagCTTAATAAAAGAATAAGTTTATTTCCATCAGTAAGTTTACAGAGCAACACAACATAGTAGCATTCTCTGCTGAGGAACTGACATCTTCTCTGCTCTACTGTATTGCTTATGTAAAGTATTGGTCAAATGTGTACACTTTGTAACCAGGAATAAAAGTTAACCAGTTAAGAGACTAAGGCCATGCTTGCCTAAGGTAATTGAACCTCATGGGCTTCAATACTATTCTAACAAAGACCTACCTCTGTTCTGAAGAAAActatagaaaaaaatctgatataaCCAAAAATTACATCACATAGTTAAGCAATGACACCAAGTAAGGACATATATGATatattcagtaaagaaaaaaagtcctataTATTCTTAGTGGGGTTTGAACTAACCCAAAAGAAGTGACTCCGTTTTATCTGGTGTTTACAGAGCATGCCTAGTATTCTGTATGCCATCCTCTCACTTTACTAACACATATTTCATTTCAACATACTTGTCACACCTGTGTAGTCTAACAGCCAGCTACTCAAAGTCATTTAGATGCTGTGAAAATCAATGAGTTTGCCACCTAAACACTTCAGCAGTTTGAGTATAACTTGCTGCAGGTAATGAGGATGTACTAGTTAACTGCTCATAACAATAACTCCTCCTGCGGGCCCCACTAACAAAGAGGACTGGTAAGGATCTCTCCTTTTGTGCCGGTCAGTTGTTTTCGTAGAGTTAATTGCGCTGTACAACTGTGAGCATCACCAGCAGCTTTTAAGTGTCTACCCATCTGACCTGAAGCTGCATTTAGGCAGCTAAGTACTGTTAATTATGTTCACAGCTGAATCCACCCGCAGCTGTGGACGAAGAAGCAGAAGCTCTTTCAGGGCCCAAGGGCATTGCATTTCCTATGACAAAAAAATTACCAGGTTTTAAGTTAGCAGAATTTTGTATGGTAAATCCAAAGACTAGGGAAtctccagaaaaagaagaaatgatagTAgtgtaaagggaagaaaaagcaaacatggAAGTAGaggctgtgtttttcttaaaaaaaaagaaaaatgcctataaaattaaaatgctgtaGCTTTCTGTATCTTTAATACTTTTAATATAAAGGCCAAAATTCaagcattaaaggaaaaatatgcaaaactggaataatttttttataaaatgtggAGTTTGTTTATTTGATttgtatttataatattttttgaaaacagataAACTTATTTCGGATGTTCTTGAATGGAACTCTggtatttttcctatttttcaaagTGATCTTTGTGCATGTGCTCCAGAACCTGCCCCTAGTCTGAAACTTACTGATAACAATGGCAAGATTGCCACTTGATATGAGGGTTATAGTCCTGTCTGTCCAGTTCTATTAACTGATATTCTCAATAACTTATACAGAAAAGGGAAATTTTGTTAAGTTGTTTCTTTCCCTAAATGTCATGTTATAATGATTCTTCAAAATCTGATAAgtaataatatattttcttttgctgcgTGTATACAGCCTTCTACATATCCACCTACTTCCCCATTAAGAGAAGCAAAGCAATAGGTTTGCTTTTCAGTAGAAAATTCCTGTTGCTATTTCAGAGGGTTTAGGCAGCTCTACAAAATTATGTTATTTTACAGAAGGTCATTCTGAAGATAAAACCCAGAAACAAAGAGATGCAAATACAGTTTTGGGAAGTAATGCAGGCGGCATAGTTGAACTCCTGTTTATAATAAAACGCTTGTGTGTGTACTTTCTTAAGACTGGTGGAGATATCTACTTTCTGCTATTGCCAATACCACTGGGGTTTTTGCGTTGCAAAAAATTCTGCTGCTGGCAAAGGGCCAGCATGATGCTCTGTAGGCTGATGACCTTTCTGGGGACCCATGCGTATCCTTAATAGCCTGTGATCCTTGGACTGCCTTTTGGTGCAAGGGCCAGCGCAACGCGTAATGGCTTACCTTGTGTGTCAGGGAGTGTTGTTTGAGATGGTGGGGCTGCACAAACTCCATGCCGCATTCAGTGCAGATGTAGGGACGAATGTCTTTGTGCTTCATCAtgtggttctgcagctggctgGGGTACTGGAAGGTCTTATCGCACTCAGTGCAATTGTACTGTATAGGGCCACGGTGGGTTGTTAAATGTCTCTTCAGCTGGGCCAAGGTTGGGAAGTCCAGCCCACACTCCACACAGATGTTCTCTCGGCCACTCTCGTGCTTAGACTCGTGTGCCTTCAACTCGCTGGGATAGGCAAAACCTCTGCCACAGATCCTGCAGTTGTAAGGCTTTATGTCACTGTGTTGCATCATGTGTCTCTTAAGGTGACTGGTTTGAGTGAAAGCCTTATGGCACACCTGGCACTTGTGTGGCCTAGTGCCCTGGTGTGTCAGCATATGTGTGTGCAAGTGGCTCAGCTGCTTGAAAAGCTTGCCGCAACGGGTGCAAGCATGTGGCTTAATGCCGCTGTGCCCCAGGATGTGGGTGACCAGGTTGTACTTGGATGTGTAGGACTTCTCACACATTGGACACTGCCAGCGTTTCTGTTCACCCCCCACGTCAACATAATAGCTATCATCTATCTGAAGGTTGACATCTACTCTTTccactttctgtttattttcaccACTTTCTCTTGCTTCAGCCCTCTTGAAGGGTGGCTCTGGAGGCCTTTTCATTTGAAAGGCGTTTCTGAAATTAAAGTTTGGGGGCACAATGAAAGGAAACATTAAGCCAGGATGGACTTTAGGATAATAAGAGTAAGGAGCCTGCATGAATGCTGGGCTACTGGGCCATGCCATGTTAGGCTTTACAGGTTCTTGCTTGATGGGCTTGGCTCCAAAGTGCTCCAGCGTTCTGTAGAACTGAAAACCAAAGTTGCAGAGGTCAATCATCTGGGAACTGTACTTGGGCTGT
Encoded here:
- the LOC112988740 gene encoding zinc finger protein 366; translation: MMKNEEASFNVDSTQASPFSRCLPPLSPVTKPHRTAPFSEEFRPHLSHFRYGPPPLGDMETFQGSLEGGSRKRKSMPTKMPPSIALEGSSSPPRRPEDIGSSSLPLMFQQPAQPKYSSQMIDLCNFGFQFYRTLEHFGAKPIKQEPVKPNMAWPSSPAFMQAPYSYYPKVHPGLMFPFIVPPNFNFRNAFQMKRPPEPPFKRAEARESGENKQKVERVDVNLQIDDSYYVDVGGEQKRWQCPMCEKSYTSKYNLVTHILGHSGIKPHACTRCGKLFKQLSHLHTHMLTHQGTRPHKCQVCHKAFTQTSHLKRHMMQHSDIKPYNCRICGRGFAYPSELKAHESKHESGRENICVECGLDFPTLAQLKRHLTTHRGPIQYNCTECDKTFQYPSQLQNHMMKHKDIRPYICTECGMEFVQPHHLKQHSLTHKGVKEHKCGICGREFTLLANMKRHVLIHTNIRAYQCHLCFKSFVQKQTLKAHMIVHSDVKPFKCKLCGKEFNRMHNLMGHMHLHSDSKPFKCLYCPSKFTLKGNLTRHMKVKHGVMERGFHSQGFGRGRIALSQTNVLRSLEQEEPFDLSQKSQGKGISFHSDGESAKGSSCQEEEEDNCYEAERYSPGMYHHDDSKLYVPQDLSGKPECVMKDFREAYCSEKEEMLSEGGLEKSIGNSDKQESLGERDLANNKEHLSFRSFEKGRLGRSLSDYLYFKHRNKSLKELLERKMEKQTMLIGV